The genomic stretch AGACCCTGAATCGACACGACTTTGGGGGCGCTGACTTCATCAATAAAATGTGGACGTTCTTCGCGTACACCAGCGGCACTTGCCAATTCACGCTCACGCGCAGCGATCAGGTCGAAACATTTTTTAACGTCTTCCACTGTCGCATCGGACAAGGGATAAGTGACAGCCGAATCGGAAGGCGTTAGGTCGCGAATGATGCCACCAAGGGTTTTACGCATCGCCATGAGGATGCGTCTTTCTGTGGAGAACTGTTCTTCTGACATGGTAAGTAGCGCCTTTAAACCTGAAAAATAACGAGATTATCCTAACATTTAAGCCAATACCATACCACTAAGGTGGGGATTCAGCGTCAAGCCAAGCCCTCAGGCCGTTAATGCCGCCACGAACAAACCCACCGCTTCCAGCAGCACGATGGTTGCGCCAATCGCATCCCACGTCATCCCGCCACAGCTTTGTTGCAAGCGCAAACGGATCAGTAACAGCATGACAAACAAGGCAAATAAGGGGATCCCCGCCACCAGTGCAACCGGCAAGGCGATCAGTAACCACAAGAACAGGGCAACATAGGGAAATTCAATGCGGAATTCGTGCGCGAGGGTTTCACGCGGTGCAATCGGGGTAAACCCGATCAAAGCCACCACCAGCAAGCGAGCAGCCACCGGTACTATCAGAATATACGACCAAAGTTTGTATTCAATCAGCACAGAAAGCGCCGCAAACTTGATCATCATGATCAATGCCATCACCCCCATTACGCCGAAATGCGGACTAGGCAAATCTGTCTCACCAAACAGCCAAGCATTAATGCTACGAGCGAGTGCATCCAAATGATGCAACTCACTGATAAACATCCAAACTGTCAGCAAAATCACCGATGCCAACATAGGCTCGATGCTTTCCAGTTTCCAAGCCGCAAGCGCCAATAGGAAACCCATCAGCGCCCCGACCACCGGAAACCAAATCAGGCCACGGCCTTTTTCTTCTGCGGAAAAGCTTGTCACCGGCTTCATCGGCAACAGCGTCAACACCGTTAACGCTACCTGTAACGAACGGTGCAACGCCTTCAACATAGTCAACAACCGTGAGCCAGCAGGCTCGTCCATTCACCGCCTCGGTCGCGCAGCACCCGCAAGCGGGTCAAGCCGCCATACTCGACATTCAAGGCCAGTAAACGCTCATCAGACATTTGCAATACATGCGCCAGAATCACCCGGATGACACCTGAGTGTGTCACCACCAGTACCCGTTCACCCCGATAAGCCCGCGCCAGTTCAGCCCAAGCATCCAGCACTCGCGCCCGGAAGTCGCCAAAGCCTTCGCCACCCGTCGGAATAACCTGCGCGGGGTTGACCCACCACGCCGCCAATTGCTCAGGGTCAGACGCCATGACTTCTTGCGGGGTATGCCCTTCCCAGTCACCGAAATGGATTTCCCGCAAGCGCTCATCACGCACCAGTGGCAAATCGTGTTTCTGGGCAAACCATTCGGCGAAAGCGGCGCATTGCATCCGGG from Thiothrix litoralis encodes the following:
- a CDS encoding adenosylcobinamide-GDP ribazoletransferase; translated protein: MDEPAGSRLLTMLKALHRSLQVALTVLTLLPMKPVTSFSAEEKGRGLIWFPVVGALMGFLLALAAWKLESIEPMLASVILLTVWMFISELHHLDALARSINAWLFGETDLPSPHFGVMGVMALIMMIKFAALSVLIEYKLWSYILIVPVAARLLVVALIGFTPIAPRETLAHEFRIEFPYVALFLWLLIALPVALVAGIPLFALFVMLLLIRLRLQQSCGGMTWDAIGATIVLLEAVGLFVAALTA
- the cobC gene encoding alpha-ribazole phosphatase family protein, which gives rise to MANNFTHIGLLQHGAVEAGDVFCGELETPLSKAGWKHLKQVFGRAGADWDAVITSPRMQCAAFAEWFAQKHDLPLVRDERLREIHFGDWEGHTPQEVMASDPEQLAAWWVNPAQVIPTGGEGFGDFRARVLDAWAELARAYRGERVLVVTHSGVIRVILAHVLQMSDERLLALNVEYGGLTRLRVLRDRGGEWTSLLAHGC